One genomic window of Opisthocomus hoazin isolate bOpiHoa1 chromosome 16, bOpiHoa1.hap1, whole genome shotgun sequence includes the following:
- the HSPB7 gene encoding heat shock protein beta-7: MNVKSAAAFRSERSFHRSASPAGTMELFGSFVRPRGETLGFPARPGNTGAVKTLGNTYQFAVDVSDFAPEDIIVTTSNNQIEVHAEKLATDGTVMNTFTHKCQLPEDVDPTSVSSSLGDNGTLTIRAQRQPAKHADHVQQTFRTEIKI; encoded by the exons ATGAACGTGAAATCCGCGGCTGCTTTCCGATCGGAGCGCAGCTTTCACCGGTCGGCGTCGCCCGCCGGCACCATGGAGCTTTTTGGGAGCTTCGTTCGGCCCCGTGGAGAGACCTTGGGGTTCCCAG CTCGGCCCGGCAACACCGGCGCGGTGAAGACCTTGGGCAACACCTATCAGTTCGCGGTGGACGTCAGCGACTTCGCCCCCGAGGACATCATCGTCACCACTTCCAACAACCAGATCGAGGTGCACGCCGAGAAG ctGGCCACGGACGGCACCGTCATGAACACCTTCACCCACAAATGCCAGCTGCCCGAAGACGTGGACCCCACGTCGGTGTCGTCGTCGCTGGGGGACAACGGCACGCTGACCATCCGGGCTCAGCGACAGCCCGCCAAGCACGCCGACCACGTCCAGCAAACCTTCCGGACTGAGATCAAGATCTGA